The following coding sequences are from one Panicum hallii strain FIL2 chromosome 5, PHallii_v3.1, whole genome shotgun sequence window:
- the LOC112895820 gene encoding respiratory burst oxidase homolog protein A-like, whose protein sequence is MRGGAAPAAAAGHHQRWSASAGTTPRSLSTGSSPRGSDRSSDDGEELVEVTLDLQEDDTIILRSVEPAAAAGASRLPLGARGDHAGGGGASSSSRSRSPSIRRTSSHRLLQFSQELKAEAMSIARQFSQDLTKRFGRTHSRAEGQGQQQQPPPTSGIESALAARAARRQRAQLDRTRSGAHKALRGLRFISSNKANNAWMEVQANFDRLACDGFLSRADFAECIGMTESKEFALELFDTLSRRRQMQVDKINKEELREIWQQITDNSFDSRLQIFFDMVDKNADGRIGEEEVKEIIMLSASANKLSRLKEQAEEYAALIMEELDPEGLGYIELWQLETLLLQKDTYMNYSQALSYTSQALSQNLAGLRTKSPIRKISTTLSYYLEDNWKRLWVLALWIGIMAGLFTWKFMQYRNRYVFDVMGYCVTTAKGAAETLKLNMAIILLPVCRNTITWLRNTRAARALPFDDNINFHKTIAAAIVVGIILHAGNHLVCDFPRLINSSNEKYAPLGQYFGETKPSYFTLVKGVEGITGVIMVICMVIAFTLATRWFRRSLVKLPKPFDKLTGFNAFWYSHHLFIIVYLALIVHGQCLYLIHVWYRKTTWMYLAVPVCLYVGERVLRFFRSGSYSVRLLKVAIYPGNVLTLQMSKPPAFRYKSGQYMFVQCPAVSPFEWHPFSITSAPGDDYLSIHVRQLGDWTRELKRVFAAACEPPVGGKSGLLRADETTKKALPKLLIDGPYGSPAQDYSKYDVLLLVGLGIGATPFISILKDLLNNIIKMEEEEDASTDLYPPVGPNKPHIDLGTLMTVTSKPKRVLRTTNAYFYWVTREQGSFDWFKGVMNEIAELDQRNIIEMHNYLTSVYEEGDARSALITMLQALNHAKNGVDIVSGTKVRTHFARPNWKKVLSKIASKHPYAKIGVFYCGAPVLAQELNKLCHEFNGKSTTKFEFHKEHF, encoded by the exons ATGAGGGGCGGCGCCgcccccgcggcggccgcgggccaCCACCAGCGATGGAGCGCCTCGGCGGGGACGACGCCGCGGTCGCTCAGCACGGGCTCCTCGCCGCGGGGCTCCGACCGCAGCTCCGACGACGGGGAGGAGCTGGTCGAGGTCACGCTCGACCTGCAGGAGGACGACACCATTATCCTTCGGAGCGTCgagccggccgcggcggccggggcgTCGAGGCTGCCGCTGGGTGCGCGCGGGGACCatgcgggaggcggcggcgcgtcgtcgtcgtcgcggtCGCGGTCGCCGTCGATCAGGCGGACCTCGTCGCACCGGCTGCTGCAGTTCTCGCAGGAGCTCAAGGCGGAGGCCATGTCCATCGCGCGCCAGTTCTCGCAGGACCTCACCAAGCGCTTCGGCCGCACCCACAGCCGCGCCGAAGGCCAggggcagcagcaacagccgcCGCCGACTTCCGGCATCGAGTCCGCCCTCGCCGCACGGGCCGCGAGACGGCAGCGCGCGCAGCTCGACCGCACGCGCTCCGGCGCGCACAAGGCGCTCCGCGGCCTCCGCTTCATTAGCAGCAACAAGGCCAACAACGCCTGGATGGAGGTGCAGGCAAACTTCGACCGCCTCGCATGCGACGGCTTCCTCTCCCGCGCCGACTTCGCGGAATGCATAG GGATGACGGAATCGAAGGAGTTCGCGCTCGAGCTGTTCGACACATTgagccggcggcggcagatGCAGGTCGACAAAATCAACAAGGAGGAGCTGCGCGAGATCTGGCAGCAGATCACGGATAACAGCTTCGACTCCCGCCTCCAGATCTTTTTTGACAT GGTGGATAAGAACGCGGACGGCCGGATTGGTGAGGAGGAAGTGAAAGAG ATTATCATGTTAAGCGCATCAGCCAACAAGCTGTCCAGGCTTAAGGAACAGGCTGAAGAGTACGCCGCCCTGATCATGGAAGAGCTTGATCCCGAAGGACTTGGCTACATTGAG CTGTGGCAGTTGGAGACACTTCTATTGCAGAAGGATACCTACATGAACTACAGTCAGGCGCTAAGTTACACAAGCCAAGCACTAAGCCAGAACCTAGCAGGCTTAAGGACAAAGAGTCCAATTCGCAAAATAAGTACCACATTGAGTTACTACTTGGAGGATAATTGGAAACGCCTGTGGGTGCTTGCATTGTGGATCGGGATAATGGCCGGACTGTTCACTTGGAAGTTCATGCAGTATCGCAACAGGTATGTGTTTGATGTGATGGGCTACTGCGTGACAACTGCAAAAGGTGCTGCTGAAACCCTGAAGCTGAACATGGCAATTATCCTCCTGCCAGTCTGCCGCAACACCATTACTTGGTTGAGAAATACAAGGGCTGCGCGGGCATTACCATTTGATGATAATATAAACTTCCACAAG ACTATTGCAGCGGCAATTGTTGTTGGTATAATCCTCCACGCAGGGAACCACCTTGTATGTGATTTTCCACGGCTTATAAATTCGTCAAATGAGAAGTATGCTCCTCTGGGCCAGTATTTTGGGGAAACAaagccatcatattttacattggTCAAAGGAGTGGAGGGCATCACCGGTGTAATTATGGTTATCTGCATGGTTATAGCTTTCACTTTAGCAACACGGTGGTTCCGCCGTAGCTTGGTGAAGCTTCCAAAACCATTTGACAAACTGACTGGTTTTAATGCCTTCTGGTACTCTCATCACTTGTTCATTATTGTGTATCTGGCACTCATTGTTCATGGCCAGTGCCTGTACCTCATTCATGTCTGGTACAGAAAAACG ACGTGGATGTATCTGGCAGTGCCTGTTTGCCTGTATGTAGGGGAGAGGGTGCTGAGGTTCTTCAGGTCTGGCAGTTATTCTGTCAGGTTATTGAAG GTGGCCATATATCCTGGTAATGTCTTGACACTGCAAATGTCCAAGCCTCCTGCTTTCCGGTACAAGAGTGGGCAATATATGTTTGTTCAATGTCCAGCAGTGTCACCCTTTGAATG GCATCCTTTCTCAATTACTTCAGCGCCCGGAGATGATTATCTCAGCATTCACGTTAGACAACTTGGTGACTGGACACGAGAGCTCAAGAGGGTATTTGCAGCAGCTTGCGAACCCCCAGTGGGTGGTAAAAGTGGCCTTCTTAGAGCAGACGAGACAACCAAGAAAGC CTTACCAAAGCTTCTGATTGATGGACCTTATGGCTCTCCTGCTCAGGATTACAGCAAGTATGATGTTCTTCTACTTGTTGGATTAGGAATTGGTGCAACTCCTTTTATCAGCATACTGAAAGATCTGCTTAACAATATCATCAAAATGGAGGAAGAGGAG GATGCTTCCACTGATCTTTATCCACCAGTTGGTCCAAATAAACCGCACATTGATCTGGGCACACTTATGACAGTCACCTCAAAACCAAAGAGGGTTCTAAGGACCACAAATGCTTACTTTTATTGGGTTACGCGTGAGCAAGGTTCTTTCGATTGGTTCAAAGGAGTCATGAATGAGATTGCTGAATTGGACCAAAGG AATATCATTGAGATGCACAACTACCTCACGAGTGTTTATGAGGAAGGGGATGCTCGGTCAGCGCTCATCACCATGCTTCAAGCTCTGAACCATGCCAAGAATGGTGTTGACATTGTCTCTGGAACTAAA